Part of the Lolium rigidum isolate FL_2022 chromosome 6, APGP_CSIRO_Lrig_0.1, whole genome shotgun sequence genome, gtactattcacgctatatttGTCATAAACTTGTCTTTTTTGCCCAGGATACCATGGAACCATTTCGAGCCCAAACAACTTTATACGAGTataatacataattatcttttattTTCTGGAGAATTCGGTTCTTTTTTAATATTTAAAATTACCACGAATTTTGGAGTTTATGGGGTGCATAGTACCCATGTGCCAAACATTCGGGCCCCTCTTTTATATAGTAATGTAGTCCAACATCGTAAGACCAATTACTAACTTTTTCAACCAATGCTACCATGTCGGACCGGATGATCTAGCTTGGATACCATTCATCTTCTTGGCACCATCCACTTGGTAAATGTTTCGTAGATAAACTCAAGATATTGTAGATAAACTCAAGATATTGTAGTTGTAATGTTTCTGAAGATATCCAACCATTATTTCTGAAACAACTCAACGGAAACGCATCTAAGAAGATCCATAATTATGTGTTATTTTGTATGTTCCATGCAAAATGTTTTTCAATTATGTAGGACAAAAAAGGTATGGAAAAGATACTACATGCACATATAATGTTAGAtaactttttgcaaaattaaaagGAAAGGAGAATCAAGTATGGATGAAAGCAGCTAATTATGTACTCCAACTACTTTGGAAGGTACAAAATCTCACATTTGAAACAGCACTTGAACTTACGGTTATACAAGCATCTAAGTTTttgaatactacaacatgaaaattgaaaagaaaaagTAACACGGAAAAAAAATACTATCTTGGTGTGAGACATATAGTCATGCCATTAATACTAGATGACTCGGGAGCGGTGGAAGAATCTTCATTTCCCACTCTTACATTGATATATGCTGGCTGCTTAGGCACATCCAAGATCATAGTCTCATTGCTTAGCATTGAAACAACATCTCCCATGGTTGGTCGATCGACTGCATTCTCTTGTACACACAACAATGCTATGTTAATGCACCTCATCATCTTTGCGGACTGACTACAGGGAACCAATGATGCATCAACGAGATCTATCCACTTTCCATCTTCCCATAGTTGCCATGCCTGTTTGCAATTCCATTACACAAATTAGGTTGTGCTGCAAAATAAAAGCACAATTTATAAGCTTAAGTTTGTGTGTTCAAGCTCACATGTCCAAGCAGATTGATGAAATCTCCACATTGTTGGTGACCAGAATTTTGTTTTCCGCTAAGGATCTCCAAAATTATTACACCAAAGCTGAAGACATCGGATTTAACAGAGAAGATACCTTTGGAAGCATACTCAGGGGCCATGTAGCCACTAAGATGGTAAATGATACATGTGAATACTACTTTTCTGGTTGAATTGTAATATGTATAATTGGAATTGGAATTTTTATGTGAAACTTACTATGTGCCAACCACTCTTCTTGTAGTGTCTCCTTCGCTGTCATTTGAGCTGAATATTTTTGCTAGCCCGAAATCTGAAATTTTTGGATTCATTTCGCTGTCCAGGAGAATGTTGCTCGGTTTAAGATCTCGGTGTATAACAAGCAACCGGGAGTGCTTATGCATGTAAAGAAGTCCATGTGCTATTCCCTCAATTATTGCTACACGTTTTGACCAATCCAGTAAAGCTCTTTTATTCTCATCTACACAGCAATAAGATATTAATATAACAAGAGAAGAACAGCTACATAAATGAAAATAAATTTATAGAGTTGAATTAACAAGGAAATGCAGATAACCACGGGGTTGAGAGCAAAAGTATTGGGAAATATTTAGTCACTCTGATGCATGGACAAACGATAGTTAAACTAAATTAACAAATGCAAATGCATACCAAAGATGAAGTAATCCAGGCTTTTGTTCGGCAAGTATTCATAGACCAATATTTTCTCCTCTTCTCGTGAGCAATATCCCAAGAGCCTAACCAAATTCATGTGTTGTAGTTTGGCTATGAGCTGGAGTTCATTTTGAAACTCTATGAAACCCTGCCCTGAATGTGATGCAAGCCTCTTAACCGCTACCTCCAACCCCTCTGGAAGCTGGCCCTGGGAAATATTATCTATTCAAAAGTTAGGCTCTTCCCTGTCTAAGTGGTAATTAAACCTTCTCTGCCATTTAAAAGTTATCAGCTAAGTTTAATGTAGATAAGCTTGTTTTCATACAAGAGATCGTATTACAAGATAAATAGGACACAATAAAAGATGAAAATCCTACTAATTTACCTTATAGACAGTGCCATAGCCGCCTTCTCCAAGTTTGTTTTCCTCTGAAAAATTACTTGTAGCCTCCAGTAGCTCTTCAAAGTCAAACAAACAAAACTCCGCATTTTTCCCTTGCCTCTTCCTCCAGTATCTTGACCCTTGTGTAACATTATTAGTATTATTAATACCACTAATTGTAAAGAATACAGTATGAGTAAGGAACACCATTCCTCCACTAAATAATTACCATACCTTTTCTTTGCCTTTTAAGCCGACGAAAGAAACAGATGGAGAGGAGAAATGCTGCTGCAATTAGAGGAACTGCAACTACGGGAATTACCCACAATATACTCTTGCGTTTGGTCGGAGTCGGAGCTGCCGCCGACGCCGGCAGACTTAACAGTGGTTGACCAGCGTAGAACTGAAACGCGTCGTACCTGAAATAACAACGCGTGACACCCATCTGCCCACCCATGCGCAGGGACATGGTGGAGTTGACCATGCTGAGGAGACGGCGCAGGCATGCCGAGCACTCGTCGACGGGCAGGTCTGGCGTGCACCGCGCCTGCGAGTACACGCTCGGGTAGGTGGTGGACACTCTCGCCATGTTCATGACGCCAGTGGCATACCGGCTCGGAACCGTGCCGGCCGCCTTCTCCGCGGTCGCCGCCAGCAACTCGCGGGTGAGGCTGGCGATGAGGGAGACGTTGCCTCCGGAGACATTCCTGATGTTCCAGTTCTCGAAGGGCGGCGTGTTGTCGCCGGATCCTCCCGTGGAATTCGAGGGTGCTGCTAGGatgttggcggcggcgccaccgtacgCAATGATGCAGTCCCGGTAGTTGGAGTCGACCTTGGCGCACTGCGGCACGCTTAGCGCCTGATCGAACCAGTTGGTGATGCACACGCCACAGGTGGAGCCGTCGAGGATGTCGCCGCCGCAGAGCGCGAGCGCGGAGACCACGTCGGGGGCCTGGCCATAGTTGGTGCTGGCGAAGTGTACCGGGGAAGAGGAGGCGTTATTGGAGAGGATGGCTGCGACGGCCTTGACGTTGTCACAGAACACATCGGCGGCCACCAGAGACGGTGTGAGTAGGAGGAACAGGATGGTGACGCCGATGGCCGCCGCCATGGCAACCTGGAGCCGTGAGAAGACGAAATTTGTTGGGTGGGTGGGTGAGGACTGAGGAGGTGGAGGGGGCTTGTGCAGTTTCGAGGACAGGAGGTGGAGGGCGGCGTCGTTATCCTCAGCGCTGAGGCTTTTTCTTCCTCGTTCTCTTTCTGGTGGGTGACTTTTCTTCCACATAGCTAGCTACAAACACTAAAGCAGGTTCTTGTTTTTCTTCTGCCAGATGATCAACAACGCGCGCTTATGTATCACCAGTAGTGGTAACTTGGAATAAAAGAAGGCTCGAACCTTTTGGCAGCTGATACGTACGGCATATCAGTTGCTTTCGGAACTCCCTAATACTGTAGTAGTCAATAAGAGTACCCATCAGACTTGAGTCGTTCACTTGGTCTTGACGCAGCAGGTTGTGCCGGCTACCGGGAAATAATAGAAAACCTCAggcttgttttcctttttctttccaaGAAAAAGTTGCCTTTAATTAGCTAGCACCCGACTGATCAAAGCAATTGGTCTAAAACAAGTTGAAGCATGGAGTTGTTATCCTTGCAGAGTTTCCATGTCCATGATAGCTAATGTTTTGGAGCTACTATCCAAGTGGCAAGCACTAGATTTGTCTCCATGTGGCCAATAATGCACTTCAAAAATAGATTTGCATGTTGCACAAGATTCGTTTGTCTCTGTCTTGCCTACACCTTGGTGATTAGGATGGGTACTAATCAATCATATAAGATGATGGCTATTAGTCAGAAATCCAAAGCAAGACATGCGGGGTCTCAATCAGCGTAATCAACATAATTATATGGGAAGTATGCAGCAGCCTGTGCTAGTAGAAGAGTAGAGCCAATCTGAACAAATACTAGTAGATCGTATCAAATGAATTGCTTTGAAAATTTGACATCCAGGTTCTAATTGGTTCAGCAAGCCCAGATTCAGCAATTTCAAGCTAACAATCCACTCAGAACAAGAACCTGAAAGAGGTTCAAATACCTCAGGCGCCGTGTAGCCGCCGTGGTAGCTTCACATCCACCGCCTCCCCGCCCTCTCACTACAGGAAACTGATCGTTTGCCGTTTGCCGTGTGCCTGCCCACCGATTTGCCATGAGCATTCCCCAAACCCATCGTCACCTACATGAAACGGGAGTCCAAATTACAATTAAAATATGTAGAGTGCGAAAGATATTTCCTTCATTCTACAACAATACACTCGAGCATCTAGCTATGAAAGTTATGCACTACTTGACACAATGATCAGACCACTTGTGAAGTAATGACAATGACCCAAGACTAGCCATGTAGGCTGGGTCCCAGTCCACCAAGTGCAGCGTACATGCATCTCCTGCTAGTCCACGTGAACTGGATCCATCTTCTGGTCGCCTTCCTCATTATGGCGACATCTTCCGGGAGCTGGTAGACCGAGTATGAACCAAATGAACTGTTTTAAGTCAACAGATTATCAGGCAACTTATTCTATGCAGTGGCCGGCCATGCCAAACATGGAAGAGTTGAATAATTAGTTATTGGCTCTCCGACAAAGACTAGGAAATCAATAATCATACTTTCTTTGCATTTTCCAAGTGAAACCAACAGCATATAAAAACAATTAGGGCAGGTACAAGGCTAACCTGTTCCAGCATTATTGACTCGCCAAGAAAGACCCATATTAAAGCAAGCACAAACGAAGacaatttgggcaaccattggtGTAGCAGTCAATTAGAAGGCATTGGGGTCGATCCACCCAGGCCCACGGTTAGCATGGcgagtgtgctgctgctgctcctcctccttatgCCGGCATCGGTAATGGCAATCGGGATTGTCTGTGGCAGCGGCAGCAACTACACGGCCAACAGCACCTTCAAGTCCAGCCTCGCCGTGCTCGCTGACACCCTCCCTACCaacgcctcctcctccccacAGCTCTTCGCCACTGTCACCACCGGCGTGGTGCACGCTCTCGTGCTCTGCCGCCGCGACACCATCAACACCACTGCATGCAAAATCTGCGTCGCCTCCTCGTTCAAGTACGCGCAGAAGATGTGCCCGGACCGCAAGACCGGCGCCACCGTCTACTACGACTACGACGAGGTGAGCGCTCTGCAACCAGGGTGTATCCttggcttctccggcgacggcggcttCCTCAGCCCAGCAACAAGTACGACTGGGAATGTTACGTTCTTCCAATACTGGAACACGTTGAACATCCCAGGCAACGCCCGCGTTGTCGCTGCTGCCGTCCGTGAGCTCCTAGCGGCGACTGCACGGGACGCGGCTGCCGCGGCGAGGGGGTTCGCGACTGGATTCATGGACTCCATTGGCGGCGGTTCACCAACACTCTACTCCCTGGCGCAATGCACGCCGGACCTATCTGCCGGCGATTGCCTGTCGTGCCTCCAGCGGCTCGTCGGCACGGTCAACGCCACCAATGTCGTGCGCATGGGAGGGAGGATCTTCGTGCTCCGCTGCAACATCAGGTTTGAGGCCTTTTCATTCTATGAAGACAAAAGCACGCGGCGGATTCCATTTTCATCTTCATCATCCATGGCTCCGGCACCTGCACCAGCTCCAACAGGCAAGAGTACGTGATGAACAATCCCAGTGTGCAAAACAATTCAAATATGTAGATGATCGATAAGACTCTTGATTAACTGGTTTGCACATTATTACGATTTCTTACGGTAATTTTTGCATGGATGATTAATTTTGAAGGACGTGGAATCAAACCTTGGGTAATAATAGCCTTATCGGTAGCTGCTCCAGTAGCACTGGTTGCTTTCTGCTTCCTCGTTTACTGTCATCGGCTAAGAACAAAGCACACAAAAGGTGAGTAATTTAATTACTGAAATGCTCAACATTATGTATATTCCACTGAATATAAAGAGTCATAGTTTAACAGATTGATATTGATAGTGCCAGTTCATAATTTTCAGGTAAAGCGGCCTTACAAGAAAAACATGCTAACGAGTTTCAAGGAGATGAACTAGTTTGGGAGATGGAAGCAGAGTTATCTGAGTTCTCAGTATATGAGTTTCATCAGATATTAGAGGCTACAAGTAACTTCTCCGAGGAAAACAAACTTGGCGAAGGTGGATTTGGCCCTGTTTATAAGGTAAATATATAACACCGTTCTGTACTCCACATTTTCTGGGCAATAGAAAATGCATCCCAGGGTCGTCAGAGTACAGAGACAAAAggattaagagaaaaataattatcCGAGGTGGCGTAAATGTACTTTTCCAGGGAACTAGGGAACTGTGCATTAATTTGTGACTCACAATTCATAAAACAACCATTATTATTGCATATTATTCATAAAATATAATTACTTTGTAGGGCCACTTTCCTGAGGGAATCGAGATAGCAGTTAAGAGACTTGATTCAGATTCAGGTCAAGGTTTCATAGAGTTCAAAAATGAAGTTGAGCTCATAGCCAAACTTCAACACAGAAATTTAGTTAGGCTCATGGGATGTTGCTCTCAAGGAGGGGAGAAAGTACTGGTCTACGAATACTTGCCAAACAAAAGCTTGGACTTCTTCATCTTTGGTACCACATGTTTACATTTTCAGATTCATATGCTCGATATTATCTGTCATTAGTACATTAAAATTTTACTTGAATGATGCTTAATATGTTATTTTCCTCTGTTATTCTAACATTGAATTTACATGCAGATGAAAATATGAAAGTTCTACTAGACTGGGACAAACGCATTGCAATAATTGCAGGAATAGCAGAAGGACTTCTTTACCTACACAAACACTCTAGGTTGCGCGTTATACATCGGGATCTTAAACCAAGCAACATTCTCTTGGATAGCGAAATGAATGCTAAAATTTCAGATTTTGGGCTAGCAAAAATATTTAGCTCAAATAACAATGAAGGAAATAAAACGAGAAAGGTCGTTGGTACATAGTAAGTTTCCTCTGAATCACTTCATATATGATCATTTCTATTGCAATTCAAGCATATAGTAATTGGACAAATATTGTTACTTTATTTTAGTGGCTACATGGCACCTGAGTATGCTTCCCATGGCCTCTTCTCTATCAAATCGGATGTATTCAGCTTTGGTGTTTTGGTTCTCGAGATCATTAGCGGCAAAAAGAATTCCCATGAATGTGGAGCCTTCATTAACCTCCTTGGATATGTGAGTGCATGTTTACACATCCATATAGCAATAAAAAAAGGTTTGTTTATTATGTGTCCTACTTAATTATTTGATCAAATTTCAAACAGGCTTGGCAATTATTTGAAGAGGAAAGGTGGATTGAACTCATTGATGTGGCATTAACTCCCAATGATCATTCAGTGGAGATTATGAGGGTCATtaatattgcattgttgtgtgtaCAAGAGGATGCAATTGATCGACCGACCACGTTGGATGTTGTTGCAATGCTAAGCAGCAAGACTATGATCTTAGATAAGCCTAAACAACCAGCATATTTCAGTGCAAGTGTAGGCAACAAAGAAGAACCCACCGCAACTCGGTCTTGTAGTGTTAATGATGTGACTATAACTATGATAGCTCCTAGATAGTTTATCTTTGTACCAATGTTGTTTTTTTACTTCGATGTTGTACAGTGCATAAGCTTTAAGCATTATATGTTGTGCATAAGCTTTAAGAATTCTATTTAGTGCATAAGTTCTTATCTTAATCTTGATTGTAACGTATTTTGGTTGCTATGGATGTCTTAGTCAAAACCATGTTTAGTTTTATCGATTCTGAAATGACAGTAGTTACACTTGGTGGCAATGGATGTTTTAGTTTTTTTAAGAAAATTATCAATGTATAATGGCAAAGTGCTTTCTACTTTTGAAAACATCAATATAATGATTGAACGGTGTGGAACTCTTCCAAATCTCGTGGGTATGTACACCACATATTGAGAAGGCATGATGATGGTCGGGAGACATAATCTGGCTCTCGAGCAGATCTGCTATCTTTTCTTGGACTGTGTAGAAACCTTGGGGTGTGTACGTTTCCCCCCTATTTTACTGAATCGTTATACACTCGAAATACATTGTGCACACATATAGCGTGCAGAGATACTCTTCAGCCTATTTCACATTCTCTCAGGAGTAAACAATAGAAAACCGCCACTTCCGAGGCTGAATCACAATTCTTTGGAACACTAGATCTGTTCAATGCAGGGGTTTGACATTTCTTCAGCTAGCCTAAGGCCTATGCCAGTCGCCATATTCTCTAGATACAATCAGGTAACGTAAACACAAGCGAGATAACATCCGACTGGTGAGATTATTACGTATCCTTGGAATTTAGCTACCGAATCAAGCAGGCATCGCACGAACAAACGATGGAACGAAGGTGGAACTGGATAATAATAATTCGGCGGATCAGGTGAGAACGTCGGAATTGAACACATCTCGAACAAAGGAGCGGACATCACATAGACTGAACGTCTGAACTGAAGAGTAGTACCTGCGACGACGCAACGCGAGAAGGAAGCAGCAGCCGAGCCCCCACCCAGCCTGCGCACTCACCGAGCAGAGTGAAACCCAAAGGCGACCTAGTGGTGTGGCGGCGAATCGATCCGGCTGCCACTGCCACGGCACACCGCGCGCCATGGCGCAGCAGCTGCCTCGCCTAAGACCGGAGCCCAAGCGGCGGCGGGGAAAGTGCGGCGAGCGGTGGCCGGTGAGAGCAGCGAGGGGCGGGGGCTCCGAGACGAGAGTGAGAATGGGAGAGAAGGCGGTGGGCCACAGAGGTGGAACGGGCCGAAGGAGAAGCGGCAATGATTTTGCAAACAGGGCTTTCGATCCACACTTGTGGCCGGGCCCAGAATCCCAGATCAtgtttttggcacatgggagcatatgctccctttattttcaaatacatgttagacatattttaaaatgtgaaaaaaattgaaacaaaaatttcgcacgtacatcttcatgtgatacgcgctcacaaagtcgtttcatgaaaaatcgacatgtcatgtggcgtgtgtaaaaaagacaaaattcgatgctgaaacaaagacttgtcacaagataaattttctctttttcgcttagactacaaaaaatatcattttttcgtgaaacttgatgaatacacatatattatggagatgtacatgtaaaaatttttgtcaaaattttttaacacctggaaatatgtttttatggtatagggatcatacgcacccgggagccgaattgagtttctgctaTCTAATCTAATATACAAGACCCAATGATTGTATAAAGCTATTCTTGTATAAAGCTATTTCTTTGGAACCTCTCTGCAAACCACATAAGAACATCCAGGCTATGCTTTACAAGATCTAGCTAGTCCATATATCAAGTCCTTTATCGCGAAAAAAGAATCAAGTCCTTGATTGCAGCAAATAATTAAGGACATTGAGGGTGTCGGTGCCATAGGGGCTGCACATTAGTTTCTTGAGATATATACAAAATCCGCAAGGCCACCTAAGGAGGACCTAACCTCTctccccgaggcggcggcgccgcccgccatcCCCGGGGAGTTCCCCTCCACaccgccctcctcccctcccctacaggcccccctcctccgccgccgtcgccgaggacgccgcggggcaaattgatacgtccaaaacgtatctactttcccgaacacttttgctattgttttgcctctaatttgtgtattttggatgcaactaacacggactaacgctgttttcgcgaACCgattcagtgtctcgtttttgtgcgtaaatccaactttcgggaaaaacctcgggattttgacgaaagggcataTTTTCCcgagaatgcgacggagccagaaggacaagtaaggtggaggcccgagggccccacaccatagggcggcgcggcccaggggggcccgcgcggccatgtggtgtggccccctcggccggcctccgacgcccttcttcggactacttattcgcctcgacctaaaaacgcacgggaagaagtggaagtcgccagaaacaaTCCAGAACGCcgtcacatcgcgaaactccgtcgcgggagccagaagtctccgttctggcactccgccgggacggggaattggaggagatcatcaccgccatcaccgccaacgcctctccatcaaccagccatgcttcccccatccatgtgtgagtaattcccccgctgtaggccgaaggggatggtagggattggatgagattggtcatgtaatagcataagattgttagggcatagtgtctagtgtccgtagatggtacttttatgatattgttgcaacttgttatgcttaatgcttgtcactagggcccgagtgccatg contains:
- the LOC124661800 gene encoding cysteine-rich receptor-like protein kinase 10, translating into MWKKSHPPERERGRKSLSAEDNDAALHLLSSKLHKPPPPPQSSPTHPTNFVFSRLQVAMAAAIGVTILFLLLTPSLVAADVFCDNVKAVAAILSNNASSSPVHFASTNYGQAPDVVSALALCGGDILDGSTCGVCITNWFDQALSVPQCAKVDSNYRDCIIAYGGAAANILAAPSNSTGGSGDNTPPFENWNIRNVSGGNVSLIASLTRELLAATAEKAAGTVPSRYATGVMNMARVSTTYPSVYSQARCTPDLPVDECSACLRRLLSMVNSTMSLRMGGQMGVTRCYFRYDAFQFYAGQPLLSLPASAAAPTPTKRKSILWVIPVVAVPLIAAAFLLSICFFRRLKRQRKGSRYWRKRQGKNAEFCLFDFEELLEATSNFSEENKLGEGGYGTVYKGQLPEGLEVAVKRLASHSGQGFIEFQNELQLIAKLQHMNLVRLLGYCSREEEKILVYEYLPNKSLDYFIFDENKRALLDWSKRVAIIEGIAHGLLYMHKHSRLLVIHRDLKPSNILLDSEMNPKISDFGLAKIFSSNDSEGDTTRRVVGTYGYMAPEYASKGIFSVKSDVFSFGVIILEILSGKQNSGHQQCGDFINLLGHAWQLWEDGKWIDLVDASLVPCSQSAKMMRCINIALLCVQENAVDRPTMGDVVSMLSNETMILDVPKQPAYINVRVGNEDSSTAPESSSINGMTICLTPR
- the LOC124661801 gene encoding cysteine-rich receptor-like protein kinase 10 isoform X1 translates to MASVLLLLLLLMPASVMAIGIVCGSGSNYTANSTFKSSLAVLADTLPTNASSSPQLFATVTTGVVHALVLCRRDTINTTACKICVASSFKYAQKMCPDRKTGATVYYDYDEVSALQPGCILGFSGDGGFLSPATSTTGNVTFFQYWNTLNIPGNARVVAAAVRELLAATARDAAAAARGFATGFMDSIGGGSPTLYSLAQCTPDLSAGDCLSCLQRLVGTVNATNVVRMGGRIFVLRCNIRFEAFSFYEDKSTRRIPFSSSSSMAPAPAPAPTGKRRGIKPWVIIALSVAAPVALVAFCFLVYCHRLRTKHTKGKAALQEKHANEFQGDELVWEMEAELSEFSVYEFHQILEATSNFSEENKLGEGGFGPVYKGHFPEGIEIAVKRLDSDSGQGFIEFKNEVELIAKLQHRNLVRLMGCCSQGGEKVLVYEYLPNKSLDFFIFDENMKVLLDWDKRIAIIAGIAEGLLYLHKHSRLRVIHRDLKPSNILLDSEMNAKISDFGLAKIFSSNNNEGNKTRKVVGTYGYMAPEYASHGLFSIKSDVFSFGVLVLEIISGKKNSHECGAFINLLGYAWQLFEEERWIELIDVALTPNDHSVEIMRVINIALLCVQEDAIDRPTTLDVVAMLSSKTMILDKPKQPAYFSASVGNKEEPTATRSCSVNDVTITMIAPR
- the LOC124661801 gene encoding cysteine-rich receptor-like protein kinase 10 isoform X2, giving the protein MASVLLLLLLLMPASVMAIGIVCGSGSNYTANSTFKSSLAVLADTLPTNASSSPQLFATVTTGVVHALVLCRRDTINTTACKICVASSFKYAQKMCPDRKTGATVYYDYDEVSALQPGCILGFSGDGGFLSPATSTTGNVTFFQYWNTLNIPGNARVVAAAVRELLAATARDAAAAARGFATGFMDSIGGGSPTLYSLAQCTPDLSAGDCLSCLQRLVGTVNATNVVRMGGRIFVLRCNIRFEAFSFYEDKSTRRIPFSSSSSMAPAPAPAPTGRGIKPWVIIALSVAAPVALVAFCFLVYCHRLRTKHTKGKAALQEKHANEFQGDELVWEMEAELSEFSVYEFHQILEATSNFSEENKLGEGGFGPVYKGHFPEGIEIAVKRLDSDSGQGFIEFKNEVELIAKLQHRNLVRLMGCCSQGGEKVLVYEYLPNKSLDFFIFDENMKVLLDWDKRIAIIAGIAEGLLYLHKHSRLRVIHRDLKPSNILLDSEMNAKISDFGLAKIFSSNNNEGNKTRKVVGTYGYMAPEYASHGLFSIKSDVFSFGVLVLEIISGKKNSHECGAFINLLGYAWQLFEEERWIELIDVALTPNDHSVEIMRVINIALLCVQEDAIDRPTTLDVVAMLSSKTMILDKPKQPAYFSASVGNKEEPTATRSCSVNDVTITMIAPR